One Lepus europaeus isolate LE1 chromosome X, mLepTim1.pri, whole genome shotgun sequence genomic window carries:
- the LOC133752710 gene encoding testis-specific protein TSX-like produces the protein MSTREKEADLTKAEDSVPSHLELEDEKHGPHIDDDTHKPEDKPLLSHEESFLYQEDVLQETRVNNPEDKDLQNVPIKKEDEGRDSDSDTDDNVKVTIGNINTGPSIYMCVTLSLLGLGDIRGGERQ, from the exons ATGTCTACtagagagaaggaagcagattTGACTAAAGCAGAGGACAGTGTGCCAAGCCACCTGGAGTTGGAAGATGAAAAGCATGGGCCTCACATTG ATGATGACACCCATAAGCCTGAAGACAAACCATTACTGAG ccATGAAGAATCATTTCTTTACCAGGAAGATGTTCTTCAAGAGACTAGGGTCAACAATCCTGAGGATAAAGACTTGCAGAAT GTACCCATCAAgaaagaagatgaaggcagagacagtgacagtgacactgATGATAATGTGAAGGTCACAATTGGCAACATAAACACAGGCCCCTCAATTTATATGTGCGTGACTTTAAGCTTACTTGGGCTGGGGGACATCCGGGGAGGAGAAAGACAGTAA